A section of the Triticum dicoccoides isolate Atlit2015 ecotype Zavitan chromosome 7A, WEW_v2.0, whole genome shotgun sequence genome encodes:
- the LOC119328256 gene encoding uncharacterized protein LOC119328256 — translation MTGAQVEAALNRKNVEVLQGEEEEHLATVLPDDTIGEGALDLDGGEDASWVPDQGTGVFVPADANADADDHCGGAHPATPHLYGGATPGGSTASVLDQAVFVREEEMEDVERPAMDLTDANGGSNN, via the coding sequence ATGACCGGGGCGCAGGTGGAGGCCGCGCTGAACCGCAAGAACGTCGAGGTGCtccagggcgaggaggaggagcacctcgccaCGGTGCTGCCGGACGACACCATCGGCGAGGGCGCGCTGGACCTGGACGGCGGCGAGGACGCGTCGTGGGTGCCTGACCAGGGCACGGGCGTCTTCGTCCCCGCCGATGCCAATGCTGACGCTGACGACCACTGCGGCGGCGCTCATCCCGCCACACCGCACCTGTACGGAGGCGCCACTCCGGGTGGGTCGACGGCGTCGGTGCTGGACCAGGCGGTGTTCGTgcgggaggaggagatggaggacgTGGAGAGGCCCGCCATGGACCTCACCGATGCCAACGGCGGCAGCAACAACTAG